From the genome of Mucispirillum schaedleri ASF457:
AAACTAGGTTTTGTTTCTTTTGCAGACTTACCTGAAAATGTAAATGGATTAGCATTTTATTCTATTAATGATGAAAAAATATTTATATATATTAATCAAAAAGATAGTTATATCAAACAAACATTTACACTATTACATGAATTGGGTCATATTATATTCCATTCTAATAAAAGTGCAACTTTACCAGAAGAAGAAGATCTAGTTAATTATTTTGCTAATTTAATTTTACTTCCACAAGATGATATGCGTGAATATTTTGGTAAAATAGAGAAGAATAACTTTTGTGTAGAAGATTGGATAGAAACTATCAAACAAGTATCTCAGAAATATAATGCATCATATAAAACTATTTTATACTCATTAAACCATTTGGGTTTAATTAATGGTAATAAAATCAATGATTATGCAAATGATATTATTAACAAGCTTTTTTTAGGACACGCTTTTTCTACAAAAGCTGGGTTAGAGGTAAATCAATTATTAAATAGTGCAATAGTTGATATGATAAATGATGGTGATATAGCAAAAGATAAAGCTTTAATGCTTATGAATAATAATATAATTTTTGAGCAATAAATACATGAGATATGTATTTTATTCAGAAACTTTATTGTTTTGTATAGATTTGAGAATACAAAAGTTACTATATTCTCTTTGTAGTCCTTATATTATAAGAGAAACTTTTTTACGCTTAACAAATAGTGATATACTAAGAATAAATGCTGTTCATTGTAAAATAGGTAAGTTTGATAAATTTGTACTAAACTATTTTGGAGTTAATTCTAGAAATATTTTGTCTGATAGTGATAAATTGAGTGAAAGATATTATAATGATATAAAGAATGCTATGAATTCAAACTATAAACAAGTATCAAACTCAAAAGAGTTAGCAACATTACATGTTATTGTGCCTCAATATGAGAACTTAGTGAAAGTAGTTGTTCCGCATAAAAGAGATTTAGGAGCAATTAGTAATTATAGAGTTACAATATTTGCATTACTTAAACAATTATATCAAGATGGTAAGATAGACATATCTACTCTCACTAGTATTATGAAATGTTTTGTATTTAGTCAGAAGAAAATTAACAGTTACTTTGGTGATTTTAATTATGATACAGATTGTAAAGAATTATTAAGCATTACAAAGGTTAGAATTCTCTAATATATATGTTTGTATTTTATACTACATTCTGAATCACTTTTAGAAATTTAATTACTTCACTTAACATTCCATAGTCATTAATAAATAAAATGATTATGGAGGATTAATTATAAGGTAGATTAAAATAAATAAAAATAGATAAAAGTTTATAAAAAAATATTTGCAAATAAAATGCTTTTGTGATATTGATATTCAATTATCCTTAATTATATGGGGCAGTTGTTATGTTAAGACAATCAGATATTGACCCAACTATGTTTGATGAAGCTTTAGAATATTTAAAGTCAGTTGCATCAAATAATGAATAAAGCAACCATCTTTTAGTTTCAGGCTCTAGTAAAGGTAGTGTTGCTGATTTATACATGTCAACAGATGAAAAGATTGTAAAAATTAATCATGATATTAATAATCATATAGCAGGTATAAAATAATTCATATAAGGGGAAATTTATGGAATCTGATGAAAAAAAGAAATTGTTGTTAGAAGCAAGAAAGGCTTTATATGAGATTGCAGATAACGAAGATAATACTTGTCTATATGTGTTTAATAGAGGGAAAGGGAGTATTGCTCTTCCTAAAACAAGCATTGATACAAGAATGCTTGAACTTGATAAGGGTATTCGTGAGGATATAAAACGAAATCATGCCGTATGATAACAATGTAATAGTGTTGACATATTTACTACAAACATACCACAAATTTATATTTTATGATTCTATTGTTAGTATCATTAATACTCGTGATTTCCGTAGTATAAAGATGTTGTATTTAAAAATTTCTGATGCTCTATTATATATACTGAATAATGGTAAATTCTGCGATAGTGTTATTGAAAAATATAAAAATGGTGCAAATGAGATAATTAATGCTTATCTTGAAAATAAGGAAAATTGTTGTGATGATGAATTAAAAAATAGTATCCAACATGTTTTCAAAAATAAAGCATTAACAGAAGATAGTATACAATCATTGCTTAAGGAAGATGCATTTTTAGATAATTTTCAAAAGTTTGTTATTGCATATTGTCAATTACATCGGTATGCAAATGGGATATTAAGTGATTTACTAACAGAGTTTCATAATGCAATGTCACATATTATCACTGCACTTTTACACAAACACAATTCTAATAATGAAGTATATGTAAGAAACATTGCAAAAGCTGTTAGTCATTTAAAAAGAGGAAAAAAAGATGCTTATAAAATTATTATAAGATGTCTTTATCCTGTTATAGAAAAGTATCCTAATATTAAAAAAGAATTTAGAAAAGAATTTATTATAATTCGCTGTAATGAAATAGATTATTTATCTAACATAGAAAAACATGAAGAAATTGAGAATAGTATCCAAAATATTGCAGAAAAATATTTAGACAAATTAGCAATGGATAGTAATTCGGAAAATAATAAAAATTTTAAAACAATTCTTAAAGATTTTTTTCTATATAAAGAAAGAATATAAGTCTATTTTTATTCTATAATACACCATTATATAATAATATGTAACACTCCATAATTATTAATAAATAAAATGATTATGGAGGTTTTATGAAGCGAATATTCATTTCAACACTATTGATAGTATTATCAATACCAGCCTTTTCGTATGCCCAGTATACAGTATATACATGGGGCTACCAAGATATTATGGTAAGTATGCTTGAAGCAGTGAAGTATTTTATGGGAACAAAGAGCTTTGGTGATATGTTCAAAATAGCCATGCTGCTTAGTATGATTACTGTATTTTTATCCCTTATAAGTGATAAAGGTTTTTCACCAGTGTTAATATTTCAGAAAGTAATACTGGTAATAGCATTA
Proteins encoded in this window:
- a CDS encoding XRE family transcriptional regulator, whose amino-acid sequence is MNTEQASLGLFLTKFRKQCFLSTTDVANILGVNEKLIRQWEHNKSKPSEYQKDFLSYLYKMPTEFFTCDYSDVTKFNVSARMAVADTECFSNLSDVDKFYYMNKALSCYSLLQEVSSNQSEKKIENAENNQGIPIFNQEYADMLNHEFLPTMASHIRETFFGKKTGVLSDDLLEFIMDKLGFVSFADLPENVNGLAFYSINDEKIFIYINQKDSYIKQTFTLLHELGHIIFHSNKSATLPEEEDLVNYFANLILLPQDDMREYFGKIEKNNFCVEDWIETIKQVSQKYNASYKTILYSLNHLGLINGNKINDYANDIINKLFLGHAFSTKAGLEVNQLLNSAIVDMINDGDIAKDKALMLMNNNIIFEQ